A stretch of Calditrichota bacterium DNA encodes these proteins:
- a CDS encoding T9SS type A sorting domain-containing protein — translation MKIIFGILLIANIIFAQGNAFFDSLLFGTKPYQLTEAVKSEYINQSWQPYSRYVYSFYPDGNLESAVDYFYESSTWVKSDKETRFYNTNGNRHKTLYYFANGEEWLESRKDSIIFNEENKPLLNLHFQNSEAGWILAYRDTFIYDLSNNLTEEILQFPIDTTWFDNVITHHYYDSLGNPSERLTERWDGEQWSNYYKMSFQFNEGKLTDYYSFSFDGPEPQWLNEYWNTLFYDENGNPDYLESKRWNETSWDMESRTAYNYDLISTIEENSFYPETLALKAFPNPFNPSFTLQFTNSNVGYFDINIFNTSGQIVKNIYSGNLPSGDHSFKLNGQNWSSGIYFIKVRGATIDKTLKVTLLK, via the coding sequence ATGAAAATAATTTTCGGAATACTTTTAATTGCGAATATTATCTTTGCACAAGGAAATGCCTTTTTCGATTCCCTTCTTTTTGGGACAAAACCATATCAATTAACCGAAGCTGTAAAATCGGAATATATTAACCAAAGCTGGCAGCCTTATTCCCGTTATGTGTATTCATTTTATCCAGATGGTAACCTTGAAAGTGCCGTGGATTATTTCTATGAATCCTCTACTTGGGTTAAGAGTGATAAAGAAACCCGTTTTTACAATACAAACGGAAACCGCCATAAAACCCTTTATTATTTTGCAAACGGCGAAGAGTGGTTGGAATCCCGCAAAGACAGCATCATATTTAATGAGGAAAACAAGCCACTTTTAAACCTGCATTTTCAAAACAGTGAGGCAGGTTGGATTTTAGCCTATCGTGATACTTTTATATATGACCTTTCAAATAACCTTACAGAAGAAATTCTGCAATTCCCAATTGATACAACATGGTTTGACAATGTTATTACGCACCATTACTACGACAGTCTTGGTAATCCTTCGGAGAGGTTGACTGAACGTTGGGACGGAGAACAGTGGTCGAATTATTATAAAATGTCATTTCAGTTCAATGAAGGGAAATTAACAGATTATTATAGTTTTAGTTTTGATGGCCCTGAACCACAATGGCTGAATGAATATTGGAATACCCTTTTTTACGATGAAAACGGCAACCCCGATTATCTTGAATCAAAACGCTGGAATGAGACTTCCTGGGATATGGAGTCAAGAACGGCTTATAATTATGACCTGATCTCTACGATTGAAGAAAACAGTTTTTATCCTGAAACTCTCGCGCTTAAAGCATTTCCCAATCCATTTAATCCATCCTTTACTTTGCAGTTTACAAACTCAAATGTGGGATATTTTGATATTAACATTTTTAATACCAGCGGGCAGATAGTAAAAAATATTTATTCAGGTAATTTACCTTCTGGTGATCACTCTTTTAAACTGAATGGGCAAAACTGGTCTTCTGGGATTTATTTTATAAAAGTAAGGGGAGCCACAATAGACAAAACTTTGAAAGTTACATTGTTAAAATAA
- a CDS encoding HAD family phosphatase, whose protein sequence is MAIHNWLKNLRAIILDMDGVLVDTEPIHMQAFKIFLEKYNIDSNQEFLISMIGHSVEENFKMLIKKYPQFRPTDFKNLIDERNAIYINLINETSLKPISGIADLIDYCLNNDLKIGLASSSDQNQIEAILQSLKNNNENDIDLSAVFNTIVSGDSVDHKKPAPDIYKKALKNIKINASSAIAIEDSQSGISSAKSAGITCLALKNPYFNIEDIHGQDMILETIHDLVELLYEH, encoded by the coding sequence TTGGCAATTCATAACTGGCTAAAAAACTTAAGAGCAATAATCCTGGATATGGACGGTGTATTGGTAGATACCGAGCCAATCCATATGCAGGCTTTTAAAATATTTCTTGAAAAATATAATATCGATTCAAATCAGGAATTCTTGATAAGTATGATTGGTCATTCTGTTGAAGAAAATTTCAAAATGCTTATAAAAAAATATCCGCAATTCAGGCCAACAGATTTTAAGAACCTGATTGATGAGCGAAATGCTATTTATATAAATTTAATTAACGAAACTTCTTTAAAACCTATTTCCGGCATTGCTGATTTGATTGATTACTGTTTAAATAATGATCTTAAAATTGGGCTTGCCTCTTCTTCCGATCAAAACCAGATAGAAGCTATTTTGCAAAGCCTTAAAAATAATAACGAAAATGATATTGATCTTTCGGCTGTATTTAACACAATTGTTTCCGGTGATTCAGTTGACCATAAAAAACCGGCACCGGACATATATAAAAAAGCTTTGAAAAACATAAAAATCAATGCATCATCTGCCATTGCAATAGAAGATTCACAATCCGGAATAAGCAGTGCCAAGTCTGCCGGGATTACCTGTCTGGCCTTAAAAAACCCCTATTTTAATATTGAAGATATTCATGGGCAGGATATGATTTTAGAAACAATTCATGATCTGGTTGAGCTACTTTACGAGCACTAG
- a CDS encoding DUF2203 domain-containing protein has protein sequence MHYQKHFTLEEARHHIPELRKKLIIIRNLSLKLKAIGFDIYKGQYKQGFHPGTLREFPSDFEKIKQLIKKIYDLGIEVKGVEQGLVDFPAIRANGEEVYLCWKMDEDDIEFWHRIPDGIKGRRHIDDF, from the coding sequence ATGCATTATCAAAAACATTTTACTTTGGAAGAAGCCCGCCATCATATCCCGGAATTACGCAAAAAATTAATTATCATTCGCAATCTTTCGTTAAAACTGAAAGCAATTGGTTTTGATATTTATAAGGGACAATATAAACAGGGTTTTCATCCCGGAACATTGAGAGAATTTCCATCAGATTTTGAAAAAATAAAGCAACTTATAAAAAAAATATATGATCTTGGAATAGAAGTAAAAGGAGTGGAACAAGGCCTTGTCGATTTTCCTGCTATCCGCGCAAATGGTGAAGAAGTTTATTTATGCTGGAAAATGGATGAAGACGATATCGAGTTCTGGCATCGTATCCCGGATGGAATAAAAGGGCGCCGGCACATAGATGATTTTTAA
- a CDS encoding (2Fe-2S) ferredoxin domain-containing protein, whose amino-acid sequence MPNLKKHIFICENERPEDSPKGCCARKGGAQLKKVMKQKLAEKGIHKTYRANSAGCLDACEHGIAMVIYPQAIWYGHVQESDIDEIIEKTILKDEVIERLLIDPSTRSGR is encoded by the coding sequence ATGCCGAATTTGAAAAAACATATTTTTATTTGTGAAAATGAAAGACCTGAAGATTCGCCCAAAGGATGTTGTGCCAGGAAGGGCGGAGCGCAATTAAAAAAAGTAATGAAACAGAAGCTGGCCGAAAAAGGAATCCATAAAACTTACCGTGCAAATTCCGCCGGTTGTCTTGATGCTTGCGAACATGGCATTGCGATGGTAATTTACCCGCAGGCTATTTGGTACGGCCATGTTCAGGAATCTGATATTGATGAAATTATTGAGAAAACAATCCTGAAAGATGAGGTTATCGAGCGCCTGTTAATTGATCCTTCTACAAGATCAGGAAGATAA
- a CDS encoding 2-oxo acid dehydrogenase subunit E2, with amino-acid sequence MQFEMLMPKMGESIMDGTILKWIKGVGDTVDKDEIILEISTDKVDSEIPTPVPGKITKLIAQEGDTIDVGLPIAIIETESDVASEVPIKEEKQESPSDIEQPVVAKTVEPVATSKIIKPSGMRFYSPVVMNIANENGISFADLETIPGTGLNGRVTKKDITKFIESGPASQSGQSTEFIGSDGIEIIKMDHVRKSIAKHMVESKQTSAHVSIYTEVDMNNISKIRDRHKKAFKAKEGFSLTYMPFIAEATIKALKEFPMLNASIDGENILVKHFVNLGVAVAVENGLLVPNIFGADERNITGLARAVNDLALRARTKKLKPDELSGGTFSISNFGVYGTTIGFPIINQPQVAILGVGAIKKRPVVINDAIAIRPILYVSLTIDHRLIDGAMGAQFLQRIQQMLEEYDPDMQI; translated from the coding sequence ATGCAATTTGAAATGTTAATGCCCAAAATGGGCGAATCGATAATGGACGGCACCATTCTTAAATGGATAAAAGGTGTTGGCGATACAGTTGATAAAGATGAAATTATCCTGGAGATAAGCACTGATAAAGTGGATTCAGAAATCCCTACACCGGTTCCAGGGAAAATTACCAAATTAATTGCCCAGGAAGGTGACACGATTGATGTTGGCCTGCCAATCGCAATAATCGAAACCGAAAGTGATGTTGCCTCCGAGGTGCCAATCAAAGAAGAAAAACAAGAAAGCCCATCCGATATTGAGCAACCTGTTGTAGCTAAAACTGTAGAACCTGTCGCTACATCAAAAATCATTAAACCAAGCGGTATGCGATTTTATTCACCGGTGGTTATGAACATTGCCAATGAAAATGGTATTTCTTTTGCTGATTTGGAAACAATTCCCGGAACAGGATTGAATGGGCGGGTTACAAAAAAAGACATAACAAAATTTATTGAATCTGGTCCGGCATCTCAAAGTGGGCAATCAACTGAGTTTATTGGAAGCGATGGAATTGAAATTATTAAGATGGATCATGTGCGCAAATCAATCGCCAAACACATGGTCGAGTCCAAACAAACTTCTGCGCATGTAAGCATTTATACCGAAGTGGACATGAATAATATTTCCAAAATCCGCGATCGCCATAAAAAAGCTTTTAAAGCCAAAGAAGGATTTAGCCTGACTTATATGCCTTTTATCGCAGAGGCAACAATCAAAGCGCTGAAAGAATTTCCAATGCTGAATGCTTCCATTGATGGTGAAAATATTCTGGTAAAACATTTTGTAAATCTGGGTGTTGCTGTGGCCGTGGAAAATGGTTTGCTGGTGCCCAATATTTTTGGCGCCGATGAACGCAACATTACCGGATTGGCGCGCGCAGTTAACGATTTGGCTTTGCGTGCCCGTACCAAAAAACTCAAACCGGATGAACTTTCCGGCGGAACATTTTCTATTTCCAACTTTGGGGTTTATGGCACAACCATTGGCTTCCCGATTATCAATCAGCCGCAGGTGGCCATTTTGGGTGTTGGCGCAATAAAGAAAAGACCTGTCGTTATAAACGATGCCATCGCTATTAGGCCAATTTTATATGTCTCCCTGACAATTGACCATCGTTTGATTGATGGTGCGATGGGCGCTCAATTTTTGCAAAGAATACAGCAAATGCTGGAAGAGTATGATCCGGATATGCAGATTTAG
- the dusB gene encoding tRNA dihydrouridine synthase DusB — MTIKYGKYEIDKGLFLAPMEDVSDFPFRMICKKLGADVMYSEFISSEALIRDAEKAFKKMTIKPEEHPIGIQIYGNRIEAMVEAAQIAEEKGPDFIDINFGCPVKKVALKGAGSGLLQDIPKMIKMCEAVVRAVELPVTAKTRLGWDADSISIVDIARQMESVGIEALAIHGRTRAQQYKGEADWDWIAKTKQAVNMPIIGNGDIIEPQQAIDYLDKYGVDAVMIGRGAIHNPWIFRDAKAYRKTGVVPPMPSVEERVEILKEHYKHTVEYKGEKRGVREMRKYVSGYLKGLPHISKFRQKIVRIDKLSEVIEMLEMLKANPHIRDLMHEMAEEDSAALNMTCNVESENC, encoded by the coding sequence ATGACAATTAAGTACGGAAAATATGAAATAGATAAAGGGCTGTTCCTGGCGCCAATGGAGGATGTCAGCGATTTTCCTTTTCGCATGATTTGTAAAAAACTGGGTGCCGATGTGATGTATTCGGAGTTCATAAGCTCTGAAGCATTGATCCGTGATGCTGAAAAGGCTTTTAAAAAAATGACTATTAAACCGGAAGAACATCCGATTGGTATTCAGATTTATGGAAACCGGATTGAAGCGATGGTAGAGGCTGCACAGATCGCCGAAGAGAAAGGCCCTGATTTTATTGATATAAATTTTGGTTGCCCTGTAAAAAAAGTGGCTTTAAAAGGTGCCGGCTCCGGATTACTTCAGGATATTCCAAAAATGATAAAAATGTGTGAAGCCGTTGTCCGTGCAGTTGAACTTCCGGTTACAGCTAAAACCAGGCTTGGGTGGGATGCGGATTCTATAAGCATTGTGGATATAGCCAGGCAAATGGAAAGTGTTGGGATAGAAGCATTGGCCATTCATGGCAGGACACGCGCACAGCAATACAAAGGCGAAGCTGATTGGGACTGGATTGCCAAAACAAAACAAGCTGTAAATATGCCGATTATTGGTAATGGCGATATTATTGAACCCCAACAGGCCATTGATTATCTGGACAAATATGGCGTGGATGCTGTTATGATTGGACGCGGAGCCATCCATAATCCCTGGATTTTTCGGGACGCGAAAGCATATAGAAAAACAGGAGTTGTCCCGCCAATGCCTTCGGTTGAGGAACGTGTGGAAATCCTGAAAGAACATTATAAACATACCGTGGAATACAAGGGCGAAAAACGTGGTGTAAGGGAAATGCGAAAATATGTAAGCGGGTATTTAAAAGGTTTACCGCATATTTCTAAATTTCGTCAAAAGATAGTTCGGATTGATAAACTATCAGAGGTTATAGAAATGCTGGAAATGTTAAAAGCAAATCCTCATATCCGGGACTTAATGCATGAAATGGCTGAAGAAGATAGTGCAGCATTAAATATGACATGTAATGTGGAGAGTGAAAATTGTTGA
- a CDS encoding tungsten formylmethanofuran dehydrogenase, which yields MVISRFLDDKMMIMLKQGKSFFHIGASGHEAIQTAAAFAMKPGYDYSYPYYRDLTFTLQFGMSPYENMLLFLARADDPSSGGRQMSNHYGHAGHNIVSQSSSTGTQYLQAVGCAMASKKLGSDEIVYVSSGEGTTSQGDFHEALNWASRDKLPVIFVIQNNKYAISTHVSQQTTGGSISQIGSGYPGLDTHRVDGTDFFASYEIMKKAVAYTRSGKGPVLIEADTVRLMPHSSSDSQKKYRTAEELEADKKKDPIIGFEAELVKNKIVSLEDLEKLKKQYKQEVDQAAEEADAQPHPEDDSLYSHLLTEKNDDNLEYEKTEPSGDRVVLVDAVNHALKEEMALNEKMYVFGQDVADGKGGVFTATQGVSSQFGAERCFNAPLAESSIVGVGIGLATRGLKPVVEIQFGDYIWTSMMQIRNELATMRWRSNGNWSSPMVIRVPVGGYIHGALCHSQNIEAFFAHLPGIKIAYPSNAADAKGLLKTAIRGNDPVLFLEHKGLYRQAYAASPEPDADYLLPFGKARVVQEGEDITVITWGALVQKSLEAAREMAKQGISIEIVDIRTINPLDTETILASVKKTSKVLVAHEDNRFHGFGGEVAAHIAEFAFEHLDAPVKRLGGEDTPVPFNAKMEEICLPQTSWILEALKELAEY from the coding sequence ATGGTTATCTCGCGCTTTCTGGATGATAAGATGATGATCATGCTAAAACAGGGTAAAAGTTTTTTCCATATTGGTGCGTCTGGCCACGAAGCAATACAAACTGCGGCAGCTTTTGCCATGAAACCGGGTTATGATTATTCTTATCCATATTATCGTGATTTAACTTTTACTTTGCAATTTGGAATGAGCCCTTATGAAAACATGCTTCTTTTCCTTGCCCGTGCTGATGATCCCAGTTCCGGCGGAAGGCAAATGTCCAACCATTATGGCCATGCAGGGCATAATATAGTTTCTCAATCCAGTTCTACAGGGACACAATATTTGCAGGCAGTAGGCTGTGCTATGGCCTCAAAAAAATTGGGCAGTGACGAAATTGTTTATGTCTCATCCGGTGAAGGAACAACAAGTCAAGGGGATTTTCATGAAGCACTTAACTGGGCGTCGCGCGATAAATTGCCGGTAATTTTTGTAATCCAAAACAATAAATATGCTATTTCAACCCACGTCTCCCAACAAACAACGGGCGGATCAATTTCACAAATCGGTTCCGGTTACCCAGGGTTAGACACTCACAGGGTTGATGGAACAGACTTTTTTGCTTCTTATGAAATAATGAAAAAGGCAGTTGCTTACACCCGCTCCGGGAAAGGACCTGTTTTAATTGAGGCAGATACTGTCCGCCTTATGCCGCATTCCTCATCCGATTCCCAAAAAAAATACCGTACAGCCGAAGAGTTGGAAGCTGATAAGAAAAAAGATCCTATTATTGGGTTTGAAGCTGAGCTGGTAAAAAATAAAATCGTATCTCTTGAAGATTTAGAAAAACTTAAAAAACAATATAAGCAAGAAGTTGACCAGGCGGCTGAAGAAGCAGATGCTCAGCCTCATCCTGAGGACGATTCTCTTTACAGCCATTTGCTTACGGAAAAAAATGATGACAACCTTGAGTATGAAAAAACTGAACCGTCTGGTGACAGGGTCGTTTTGGTAGATGCTGTTAATCATGCTTTGAAAGAAGAGATGGCGTTAAATGAAAAGATGTATGTATTTGGCCAGGATGTAGCCGATGGTAAGGGCGGTGTTTTTACAGCAACCCAGGGTGTTTCATCTCAATTTGGTGCAGAACGCTGTTTTAATGCGCCTTTGGCCGAATCTAGCATTGTTGGTGTTGGGATTGGTCTTGCTACCCGGGGTTTAAAACCGGTTGTGGAAATTCAGTTTGGTGATTATATCTGGACTTCGATGATGCAGATTCGAAATGAGCTGGCAACCATGCGCTGGCGTTCCAATGGAAATTGGAGTTCCCCGATGGTTATTCGTGTTCCTGTTGGTGGATATATTCATGGGGCGCTTTGTCATTCACAAAATATTGAAGCCTTTTTTGCACATCTTCCGGGTATTAAAATTGCCTATCCATCAAATGCAGCGGATGCAAAAGGATTGCTAAAAACGGCTATTCGTGGAAATGATCCTGTTTTATTTTTAGAGCATAAAGGATTGTACCGCCAGGCTTATGCAGCAAGCCCTGAACCGGATGCAGATTACCTTTTGCCTTTTGGCAAAGCACGAGTTGTTCAGGAAGGCGAAGATATCACTGTAATTACCTGGGGAGCCTTGGTTCAGAAATCACTTGAAGCAGCACGGGAAATGGCAAAACAGGGCATTAGTATTGAGATAGTCGATATTCGTACAATTAATCCACTGGACACAGAAACGATTTTAGCTTCTGTTAAAAAAACAAGCAAGGTTTTAGTTGCCCACGAAGATAACCGTTTTCATGGATTTGGTGGTGAGGTTGCGGCACATATTGCCGAGTTTGCTTTTGAACATTTAGATGCACCTGTTAAACGATTGGGAGGGGAAGATACTCCGGTTCCATTTAATGCAAAAATGGAGGAGATTTGTTTGCCTCAAACAAGCTGGATTTTAGAAGCATTGAAAGAACTGGCAGAGTATTAA
- a CDS encoding T9SS type A sorting domain-containing protein, with amino-acid sequence MTKLATVLLFLLFCTTGFSQLVISEIMQNPDEVTDANGEWFELYNPTGSPIDINGWRIFDNGSDSHVITNGGALNVPAGGFLVLGRNGDTGTNGNLPVDYVFSGTSLGNGADELVLEDDSVIPVEIDRVEWDGGTSWPDPTGASMVFTGDAVTDNNVGANWTTATSRESNYGAGSDLGSPGSNGSDQALPIELSSFVAIGGDNEVILNWSTASEIDNQGFAIMRSAAKDGEFDEIDSYVGNSELKGAGTSSNQNDYTYIDESVFNGETYWYKLVDIDMSGVRTEHGPIYATPHSAEVKEVNSFVPADFAMYQNKPNPFNPSTTIKFDVPALREGAINVSLTVYNLLGQKVATLYEGVVDAGTYETVWNGLNDSGNQVPSGIYVYQIVSENFSHSMRMTLVK; translated from the coding sequence ATGACTAAACTTGCTACTGTTTTATTATTCCTACTTTTTTGTACCACTGGTTTTAGCCAACTTGTTATTTCAGAAATAATGCAAAATCCTGATGAAGTTACTGATGCAAACGGAGAATGGTTTGAACTGTATAATCCTACAGGCTCTCCAATTGATATTAATGGGTGGAGAATTTTTGATAATGGAAGTGATTCTCATGTTATTACTAATGGTGGGGCACTCAACGTCCCGGCAGGTGGCTTTTTAGTATTAGGTAGGAACGGTGACACTGGGACAAACGGAAACCTTCCTGTTGATTATGTTTTTTCTGGTACAAGCTTAGGCAACGGCGCTGATGAACTTGTACTTGAGGATGATTCCGTAATCCCTGTTGAAATTGACCGTGTTGAATGGGATGGTGGAACTAGTTGGCCTGATCCAACTGGTGCTTCAATGGTTTTTACTGGAGACGCTGTAACAGATAACAATGTTGGTGCAAATTGGACAACTGCTACATCAAGAGAATCTAATTATGGTGCCGGATCGGATTTAGGTTCACCAGGTTCAAATGGTTCTGATCAAGCTTTGCCAATCGAACTTTCTTCTTTTGTAGCAATTGGTGGAGACAATGAAGTAATTCTTAACTGGAGCACTGCTTCTGAAATTGATAACCAGGGATTTGCTATTATGCGCTCGGCGGCAAAAGATGGCGAATTTGATGAGATAGATTCTTATGTTGGAAATAGTGAGTTAAAAGGAGCGGGTACGTCTTCAAACCAAAATGATTACACATATATTGATGAAAGTGTATTTAATGGAGAAACCTACTGGTATAAACTAGTGGATATTGATATGAGTGGTGTTCGCACAGAACACGGTCCAATATACGCAACTCCTCATAGCGCTGAAGTTAAAGAAGTTAATAGTTTTGTTCCGGCAGACTTTGCCATGTACCAAAACAAACCAAACCCGTTTAATCCTTCTACAACTATTAAATTTGACGTTCCTGCACTTCGTGAAGGAGCTATAAATGTTAGCCTTACAGTTTATAATTTATTAGGTCAGAAGGTTGCTACTCTTTATGAAGGTGTAGTGGATGCCGGTACTTATGAAACTGTATGGAATGGATTAAATGATTCAGGTAACCAGGTTCCTTCTGGCATTTATGTTTATCAGATTGTTTCTGAAAACTTTTCACATTCTATGCGGATGACATTGGTTAAGTAA
- a CDS encoding type II toxin-antitoxin system VapC family toxin — MVYGIDTNILVRFIVADHPQQSKQAYTFITKNCTKENPGFISHIVLCELVWVLQRSYNFPKKSIIETLKLILISEEFNIQYSQIIFEAIREYEIYSGDFADYLIGQIGKINSSATTITFDKKASQSKNFRLLS, encoded by the coding sequence ATGGTTTACGGGATTGATACAAATATTCTGGTCCGATTCATTGTTGCCGATCACCCTCAACAATCTAAACAAGCCTATACTTTTATTACCAAAAACTGTACTAAAGAAAATCCTGGTTTTATCTCCCATATTGTACTGTGTGAATTAGTTTGGGTATTGCAAAGAAGCTACAATTTTCCAAAAAAATCAATTATAGAAACCCTAAAACTGATTTTGATTTCTGAAGAGTTTAATATTCAGTACTCACAAATAATATTTGAAGCTATTAGAGAATATGAAATCTATAGCGGAGATTTTGCAGATTACCTTATTGGCCAGATTGGAAAAATAAATAGTTCAGCAACAACAATCACTTTTGATAAAAAAGCATCACAAAGTAAGAACTTCCGATTATTGAGTTAA
- a CDS encoding aminomethyl transferase family protein, producing the protein MKKLPLHKFHEKLGAQFVDVRGWTIPSSYSAVDKELDAIINHVGLLDRSYLGKIFAKGTDATDLINRISTNDMNQLIMGAMCDTVFCSPNGRIIDYAKVLQYDESLLLISSYIDNDHLMEWINRFIILENVELEDCSDKFLWLTLLGPEAGAFIHELSGTKTIDQPETIWLERDGIKFPALINTNLKVPAYNFCLPINSGESIFKWIADSLEKFNGTLIGDHAFQIIRVESGMPDWGSELTEEYNPHEARLIEAVSFTKGCYTGQEVIARLDTYDKVQKYLMIIELQEQIFAEPTFDIFYDNNKIGVLTSHVYNPENKRSIGLGYIKKNLTVADFDLTVEVLVSGKMIPAKLRIPVSNI; encoded by the coding sequence ATGAAAAAACTACCGTTACATAAATTCCATGAAAAACTGGGTGCGCAGTTTGTTGATGTGCGTGGCTGGACTATTCCATCAAGCTACTCTGCTGTTGATAAAGAGCTGGATGCAATAATTAACCATGTCGGTCTGCTTGACAGAAGCTATCTTGGAAAAATATTTGCCAAAGGAACAGACGCAACAGATTTGATAAACCGCATTTCAACAAATGATATGAACCAGCTTATTATGGGCGCAATGTGCGATACGGTTTTCTGTTCTCCAAATGGCCGTATAATTGACTATGCCAAAGTTTTACAATATGATGAAAGCTTGTTGCTAATTTCCAGTTACATTGATAATGACCACTTGATGGAGTGGATAAACCGTTTTATTATTTTGGAAAATGTAGAGCTGGAAGATTGCAGCGATAAATTTCTGTGGTTGACATTGCTCGGCCCGGAAGCAGGTGCTTTTATCCACGAATTAAGCGGCACTAAAACTATAGATCAGCCGGAAACAATTTGGCTGGAGCGCGATGGAATTAAATTTCCGGCCCTGATTAATACAAATCTGAAGGTTCCGGCTTATAATTTTTGTCTGCCGATTAACTCGGGTGAAAGTATTTTTAAATGGATAGCAGATTCACTGGAAAAGTTTAATGGAACACTTATTGGAGACCATGCTTTTCAAATTATCCGTGTAGAAAGCGGTATGCCGGATTGGGGATCTGAACTGACGGAAGAATATAATCCGCATGAAGCAAGGCTAATTGAAGCTGTAAGTTTTACGAAAGGTTGTTACACCGGCCAGGAAGTAATTGCCAGGCTTGATACTTATGATAAAGTACAAAAATATCTGATGATTATTGAGTTGCAGGAGCAGATTTTTGCCGAACCTACTTTTGATATTTTCTATGATAATAACAAAATTGGTGTTCTGACCAGCCATGTTTATAATCCCGAAAACAAACGTAGTATCGGTTTGGGATATATTAAAAAAAATTTAACAGTTGCTGATTTTGACCTGACTGTTGAAGTTTTGGTGAGCGGCAAAATGATCCCGGCAAAGTTAAGAATTCCCGTTTCAAATATTTAA
- a CDS encoding response regulator, which yields MVVDDSLIIQKVIQKYLESLNIEIVGTASDGKAAVSLFKEKQPDIVTLDITMPEMDGLAVLEELLKINDKTKVMVVTALSDKATGLKAIKTGAKSFLAKPFTPEGLRASMKRLISEN from the coding sequence ATGGTCGTGGATGATTCATTGATTATTCAAAAAGTTATCCAGAAATATCTTGAGAGTTTGAATATAGAAATTGTAGGTACAGCCTCCGATGGAAAAGCCGCTGTTAGCCTGTTTAAAGAGAAGCAACCGGATATTGTTACATTAGATATTACTATGCCTGAAATGGATGGATTAGCTGTTTTAGAAGAATTGCTTAAAATTAACGACAAAACCAAAGTTATGGTTGTAACGGCCTTGTCTGATAAAGCAACCGGTTTAAAAGCAATTAAAACAGGTGCAAAAAGCTTTTTGGCAAAACCCTTTACGCCAGAAGGTTTGCGCGCATCCATGAAAAGATTAATCAGCGAAAATTAA
- a CDS encoding chemotaxis protein CheX, whose protein sequence is MKETDLHFFIDCTNNYFDEMTKEKAVIGIPYLKDEKPLVLEFTGIIGISGKRKGSIYITSSREMLVVLTKEILSVEDVTTDDIKDLIGEIANTISGNVRQAYGSDFMISVPVVVEGQARDIKMPDDIQSFVIPLTWKNYNSYLVVCLS, encoded by the coding sequence ATGAAAGAGACTGATTTGCATTTTTTCATCGACTGTACAAATAATTATTTCGATGAAATGACCAAAGAAAAAGCAGTAATCGGAATCCCTTATTTAAAAGATGAAAAACCGCTGGTATTAGAATTTACCGGGATTATCGGGATTTCCGGCAAACGAAAAGGCAGCATTTATATTACATCTTCCCGCGAGATGCTTGTTGTGCTAACAAAGGAAATTCTTAGTGTTGAAGATGTTACAACCGATGATATAAAAGATTTAATCGGTGAAATTGCAAATACTATTTCCGGGAATGTCAGGCAAGCTTATGGTAGTGATTTTATGATTTCTGTACCGGTTGTTGTTGAAGGCCAGGCCAGGGATATTAAAATGCCGGATGATATCCAATCTTTTGTTATTCCGTTAACCTGGAAAAACTATAACTCATATCTGGTTGTATGCCTTAGTTAA
- a CDS encoding AbrB family transcriptional regulator gives MNATLSSKGQITIPKKIRNYLKLKTGDSIQFFISKNGHVELSTKRISSKALYGFLKSPLKEPVSLEEMDEAIKGGASNGLRD, from the coding sequence ATGAACGCGACACTATCAAGCAAAGGGCAAATTACTATCCCAAAAAAAATCAGAAATTACCTTAAATTAAAAACAGGAGATTCCATCCAGTTTTTTATTAGTAAAAACGGTCATGTCGAACTATCAACAAAACGAATTTCCAGTAAAGCATTATATGGTTTTTTAAAATCACCATTAAAGGAACCTGTTTCCCTGGAAGAAATGGATGAGGCAATAAAAGGAGGTGCAAGTAATGGTTTACGGGATTGA